Proteins co-encoded in one Paraburkholderia edwinii genomic window:
- a CDS encoding DUF3304 domain-containing protein, with protein sequence MKRIICLMLYVEIAAMLCACASARSGNYVTASVSAVNYSEDYVPDFSILTAAGERTGMGGIQVQEFSKGGQSGTECCAPIPNAGRTMIVEWRIGGRQEAESNWNTFRKAIVVRGETSSDPKATNYLVVRFFPEHQVEAEFMWEWTGPHGQPSPRLDQLLYGRRVMRQMGD encoded by the coding sequence GTGAAACGAATTATTTGCTTGATGCTTTACGTGGAGATCGCGGCGATGCTCTGCGCGTGCGCGTCTGCGCGATCCGGTAACTACGTGACGGCATCTGTGTCTGCGGTGAATTACAGCGAAGACTATGTTCCAGATTTCTCGATTTTGACTGCGGCCGGCGAGCGTACGGGAATGGGAGGCATCCAGGTTCAGGAGTTCTCAAAAGGAGGTCAGAGCGGAACCGAGTGTTGCGCGCCAATCCCTAATGCTGGCCGAACGATGATTGTCGAGTGGCGCATCGGCGGTCGTCAAGAAGCTGAGTCGAACTGGAATACGTTTCGAAAAGCGATCGTTGTGAGAGGGGAGACATCAAGCGATCCGAAAGCGACGAACTATCTGGTCGTTCGCTTCTTTCCCGAGCATCAGGTAGAGGCTGAATTCATGTGGGAGTGGACGGGTCCGCATGGACAACCAAGCCCGCGCCTTGATCAGTTGCTCTACGGGCGCCGCGTCATGCGGCAAATGGGAGACTAG
- a CDS encoding DUF3304 domain-containing protein, with protein MNYSEDYVPDFSILTPTGKHTGMGGDQVQEFSKGGLSKQECCAPIPGPGQTLLVEWRVGRHHEPEANWKTFRKAIVVRGEALSGPNAWNLLIVRFFPEQQVEAEFVWEAPGPHGEPSPRLDQLFYGRRVMRQMGD; from the coding sequence GTGAACTACTCCGAAGACTATGTTCCTGACTTTTCGATTCTCACTCCGACCGGCAAGCATACGGGAATGGGAGGGGACCAGGTTCAGGAGTTTTCAAAAGGCGGCCTCAGTAAACAAGAATGTTGTGCACCGATTCCGGGACCGGGCCAAACCCTGCTTGTCGAATGGCGCGTGGGTCGTCACCACGAACCCGAAGCGAACTGGAAGACATTTCGCAAAGCCATTGTTGTACGGGGGGAGGCATTAAGCGGTCCGAACGCGTGGAATCTTCTCATTGTTCGCTTCTTTCCAGAACAGCAAGTGGAGGCCGAATTCGTCTGGGAAGCGCCAGGACCACACGGTGAGCCAAGTCCGCGGCTTGATCAGCTGTTTTACGGGCGCCGCGTCATGCGTCAAATGGGAGACTAG
- a CDS encoding PAAR domain-containing protein: MSEQEQKGKTYCYATVGALTERGGRVTTGSMVSIGGLGIARVGDVVTYAGGSEAVVTDGAGAARVIGNRPAALVGSSLSNGDRIIETPWQSLRMTLFVPDGKVIPGLFDAAWTPPSRGPDHRFVVRGSTTARGGVLTHATSDWEVPGTDRKAARIGDCVEYQDGSRARVVTGVGMRGNEQLAFAVVGSMLENGDVITDSPHRTPCLSMEFVPVDERGAAA; the protein is encoded by the coding sequence ATGTCAGAACAAGAACAGAAAGGGAAGACGTATTGCTATGCAACCGTCGGCGCGCTCACGGAGCGAGGCGGACGCGTCACGACCGGATCGATGGTCTCAATCGGTGGCCTCGGCATTGCGCGCGTCGGCGATGTGGTGACCTATGCCGGCGGAAGCGAAGCCGTCGTCACGGACGGTGCTGGCGCTGCGCGTGTCATCGGTAATCGTCCCGCGGCGCTGGTCGGGAGCAGTCTGAGCAACGGCGACCGGATCATCGAAACGCCTTGGCAAAGCCTTCGCATGACCTTGTTTGTTCCGGACGGGAAAGTGATTCCAGGCTTGTTCGATGCAGCGTGGACGCCGCCGTCACGCGGACCTGATCACCGTTTTGTCGTTCGCGGATCGACGACCGCGCGCGGCGGCGTGCTCACGCACGCAACCAGCGATTGGGAGGTGCCGGGAACGGACCGCAAGGCTGCCCGTATCGGCGATTGCGTGGAGTATCAGGACGGAAGCCGCGCGCGCGTGGTCACCGGCGTCGGCATGCGTGGCAATGAGCAGCTCGCGTTTGCTGTGGTCGGAAGCATGCTCGAGAACGGTGACGTGATCACCGATAGCCCTCATCGCACGCCTTGCCTTTCGATGGAATTCGTTCCGGTCGATGAGCGCGGCGCCGCAGCTTGA
- a CDS encoding SymE family type I addiction module toxin, with translation MAKRNHKTEDGNSVRYLTVSRLRQPFYRPKGWPFWKNTPADYPPAPWIRLSGQWLREAGFEISDKVRVEVQKGKLVITPA, from the coding sequence ATGGCTAAACGCAATCATAAAACAGAGGACGGCAATTCGGTTCGCTACTTGACCGTGTCGAGACTACGCCAGCCGTTTTATCGGCCGAAGGGATGGCCGTTTTGGAAGAACACGCCCGCGGATTATCCGCCTGCGCCCTGGATTCGTCTGTCGGGGCAATGGCTGAGAGAGGCGGGGTTTGAGATTTCCGACAAGGTGCGCGTGGAAGTGCAGAAGGGGAAGTTGGTGATTACGCCGGCTTGA
- a CDS encoding TIR domain-containing protein, whose amino-acid sequence MLSRRVFVVHGHDGEARELVARFLRPMDFDPIIPHEQANQGGTVIEKFEANSDVAFAVVLLTPDDVGRSIKKEKLKPRARQTVVLELGYFIGHLGRDKVCALRRGDVELPSDYVGVVWEKMDDGGSWKLALARELKAAGHEVDLNKAFSL is encoded by the coding sequence GTGCTTTCCCGGCGCGTGTTCGTCGTTCATGGTCATGACGGCGAGGCGCGCGAGCTGGTTGCCCGCTTTCTGAGGCCAATGGATTTCGATCCGATCATCCCGCATGAGCAGGCCAACCAGGGCGGCACGGTCATCGAGAAGTTCGAGGCGAACAGCGACGTCGCCTTCGCGGTGGTACTGCTGACTCCAGACGATGTGGGCCGCAGCATCAAGAAGGAGAAACTGAAGCCGCGGGCACGCCAGACTGTAGTGCTTGAGCTCGGCTATTTCATCGGCCATCTTGGTCGTGACAAGGTGTGTGCGCTCAGGCGCGGTGATGTCGAGCTCCCCAGTGATTATGTCGGTGTCGTCTGGGAAAAGATGGACGACGGTGGGAGCTGGAAGCTGGCACTGGCCCGTGAACTAAAGGCCGCGGGTCACGAGGTGGATCTGAACAAGGCGTTCTCGCTGTGA
- a CDS encoding SIR2 family protein — MSLTDQIEAHLRGFASPPYLFVGSGIARRYLGLENWKGLLEKQCELHDLDYGFLSSSANGDLPALASAMAKEFHQKWWKEKKYKDSRDQFSKQASNDESALKFEIAKYITSAGTVTKDAGLLAELELFKQVVVDGIVTTNWDGLLEALFPDYKIYVGQEELLFAQIQGIGEIYKIHGSYDDPNSLVLTSSDYNEFHRRNPYLASKLLTFFVENPIVFLGYSLTDKNILDIIHSVLNCLSPRNVEKLADRLIFVQWDRYSTEDRFERTILSNDGRSLPVFQVTTFDMATVLAALTKIKRRIPAKILRILKQQVFDLVHTTTPNERVYVKDIDDSTDVSAIEVAIGVGIQERLRDKGYTAISRPDIVRDVLFNDGGYLADVIVRDTLPELLKKTPYVPVFKYLQAAQGTPKWDASQIGPRVTKASKKAISDFRPTSVGRRTADAIAAYSKDFASYAKQSDPEMVVNYAGLLPEKALKPQQLHEFLTQNISLMGSPKTNVATNFYKLVCMYDVLKFGSL, encoded by the coding sequence ATGAGTCTGACAGACCAAATCGAAGCTCACCTCAGAGGGTTCGCATCCCCCCCCTATCTCTTTGTCGGTTCAGGCATAGCGCGCCGCTATCTTGGATTGGAGAATTGGAAAGGGCTTCTGGAGAAGCAATGCGAATTGCATGACCTTGACTATGGCTTTTTGAGTAGCAGCGCAAACGGCGATTTACCGGCGTTGGCGTCCGCCATGGCCAAGGAGTTTCACCAAAAATGGTGGAAGGAAAAAAAGTACAAAGACTCTCGAGATCAATTTTCAAAGCAGGCAAGTAATGACGAATCAGCCTTGAAGTTCGAAATAGCTAAGTATATTACATCAGCGGGGACGGTTACCAAAGACGCGGGACTGCTAGCTGAACTTGAGCTTTTCAAGCAGGTCGTGGTCGATGGCATCGTAACTACCAACTGGGACGGATTATTGGAGGCCTTGTTCCCTGACTACAAAATATACGTTGGTCAGGAAGAACTGTTGTTTGCACAGATTCAAGGGATCGGCGAAATTTATAAGATTCACGGCTCTTATGACGACCCGAATTCACTGGTCCTCACGTCTTCTGACTACAACGAGTTTCATCGGCGCAACCCCTACCTCGCCTCTAAGCTGCTGACGTTTTTTGTCGAGAATCCTATTGTATTCCTTGGATACTCACTCACGGATAAAAACATTCTTGACATCATTCATTCGGTACTAAATTGTCTGTCACCGCGGAACGTCGAAAAACTTGCTGACCGATTGATCTTCGTGCAGTGGGATCGATATAGTACAGAGGACAGGTTCGAGCGAACAATTTTGTCCAACGACGGGAGATCATTGCCCGTATTTCAGGTCACGACTTTCGATATGGCAACCGTCCTCGCTGCGCTCACAAAGATTAAGCGAAGAATTCCGGCGAAGATTCTCCGTATCCTCAAGCAACAAGTTTTTGACCTCGTACATACTACGACGCCTAACGAACGTGTATACGTGAAAGACATCGATGATTCGACCGACGTCAGCGCGATTGAGGTTGCAATCGGTGTAGGTATACAAGAGCGGCTACGCGACAAGGGTTACACGGCAATCAGCCGCCCCGACATCGTTAGGGATGTGCTTTTCAACGACGGGGGCTATCTCGCAGATGTTATTGTGCGCGACACTTTGCCGGAGCTGTTAAAAAAGACTCCTTATGTCCCGGTCTTTAAATATCTCCAGGCCGCCCAGGGTACACCCAAATGGGATGCAAGTCAGATTGGACCACGAGTAACGAAGGCGAGTAAAAAGGCCATTTCTGATTTTCGTCCGACGAGCGTCGGCCGCAGAACCGCTGACGCGATAGCTGCATATAGCAAGGACTTCGCTTCTTATGCGAAGCAAAGTGACCCCGAAATGGTTGTTAACTACGCTGGATTGTTGCCTGAAAAAGCATTGAAGCCGCAACAACTTCACGAGTTCCTAACACAGAACATTTCGTTGATGGGTAGCCCAAAAACGAACGTCGCAACAAATTTCTATAAACTCGTATGCATGTATGATGTGCTTAAATTTGGGTCTCTCTGA
- a CDS encoding ABC-three component system protein has protein sequence MTALVKHSAPGPYLGFALQPVRLCYYLLSSPADSSVSLEFLDDVAVHYSDGNVLLEQCKSALSHNALSDWSEDLWKTIANWFTAVESKKVDGSQATFRLYVTPPKSGKVSSAIHDATSPDAVHRLLKHVKNKLSKKAEPPKCMSHVQRFLDVTTSLRNQVICKTSVCSSDVDPIQPIRALLAPTVPDGSIDLICEAAIGMALARADRLIRDGMPALIGVGEFRKSFHAFVQQNNMPGYLTSLSAVPTTADMKAVLTSRPMFVRQLQLIDATEAQQLRAASDLMRTSGDKVRWAEAGFIYDDTLKDWEDSLLRRHDAFAGEVKDLHSDKPEVVRGRLIYGRCSVLEVPIGSRTVPSYFTHGAFNDLADKRELGWHPEHKVLLDKEDGA, from the coding sequence ATGACAGCCTTAGTCAAGCATAGCGCGCCAGGCCCCTATCTGGGTTTCGCGCTGCAGCCAGTCCGGCTCTGCTACTACCTCCTCAGCAGCCCAGCGGATTCGAGTGTCTCCTTAGAATTTCTGGACGATGTCGCCGTTCATTACTCAGATGGCAATGTCCTTTTAGAGCAGTGCAAGAGCGCACTGTCTCACAACGCACTTTCTGATTGGTCCGAGGATCTTTGGAAGACCATTGCGAATTGGTTTACCGCAGTCGAGTCCAAGAAGGTGGACGGTAGCCAAGCAACGTTTCGCCTGTATGTGACACCACCGAAGTCCGGAAAGGTCAGCTCAGCCATTCATGATGCGACGTCCCCGGATGCCGTGCACCGGTTGCTCAAACACGTCAAAAACAAGCTCAGCAAGAAGGCCGAACCGCCAAAGTGCATGTCGCACGTGCAGAGATTTCTTGACGTGACAACTAGTCTTCGCAATCAAGTCATCTGCAAGACCTCGGTTTGCAGCAGCGATGTCGATCCGATACAACCTATTCGAGCTCTGCTGGCGCCCACTGTTCCGGACGGGTCAATTGACCTCATTTGCGAAGCTGCCATTGGCATGGCACTGGCGAGAGCAGACCGCCTCATTCGCGATGGCATGCCCGCTCTGATTGGTGTCGGAGAGTTTCGGAAGAGTTTTCACGCCTTCGTTCAGCAGAACAACATGCCCGGCTACCTTACGTCGCTATCCGCGGTTCCAACGACAGCTGACATGAAGGCAGTGCTCACCAGTAGACCGATGTTTGTGCGGCAACTGCAGTTAATCGACGCCACGGAGGCGCAGCAACTTCGGGCGGCAAGTGATCTCATGCGAACGTCCGGTGACAAGGTGAGGTGGGCCGAAGCCGGATTTATCTACGACGACACTCTAAAAGATTGGGAGGACTCGTTGCTTCGTCGGCACGATGCGTTTGCCGGCGAGGTAAAAGACCTCCATTCGGACAAGCCGGAAGTCGTGCGAGGCCGACTCATCTACGGCCGATGCTCGGTCTTGGAAGTGCCCATAGGTAGCCGCACCGTACCTAGCTATTTCACCCACGGAGCGTTCAATGATCTGGCGGACAAGCGAGAGCTCGGCTGGCATCCAGAACATAAAGTGCTCCTAGATAAAGAGGACGGAGCATGA
- a CDS encoding three component ABC system middle component has protein sequence MNEVVQLRRLSEAALVQNPALGAYALWKFGLGYQDRDGEATTLPLAFLVLPLVLHSSTLAMVLSTHKASGLHLFAGKLGDQREDLIAIHSRAMALRRLSLDSLVSAEQSGLIRIEPMTATIWSNGPYDDFRIPVLPERIRRLGPACERIGYWFAGLTDQQVVRTLKVEF, from the coding sequence ATGAACGAGGTCGTTCAGCTACGCCGCCTTAGCGAGGCGGCACTGGTTCAGAACCCGGCGTTGGGTGCCTACGCGCTTTGGAAGTTTGGCCTTGGATACCAAGATCGTGACGGCGAAGCAACGACGCTGCCCCTTGCATTCCTTGTCCTTCCGCTGGTCCTGCATAGCTCGACATTGGCGATGGTGCTGAGCACGCATAAAGCTTCGGGCTTGCATTTGTTCGCCGGCAAGCTCGGGGATCAGCGGGAAGACCTCATTGCGATTCACAGTCGGGCGATGGCGTTAAGACGACTGAGCTTGGACTCACTAGTGTCCGCGGAGCAGTCCGGTCTCATTCGGATCGAACCGATGACGGCCACGATCTGGTCAAATGGTCCGTACGACGACTTTCGCATACCTGTACTGCCGGAGCGAATTCGACGCCTTGGGCCAGCTTGCGAAAGGATCGGCTACTGGTTCGCGGGGCTCACTGATCAGCAGGTAGTGCGCACACTGAAAGTGGAGTTTTGA
- a CDS encoding DUF3732 domain-containing protein — protein sequence MYFQLRQLILWPRRGGQPRVVEFEPGVVNVISGASKTGKSSVIPIIDYCLGSEKCTIPVGVIRESCSWFGVLVDTLEGQKLIARREPGDLKASGDMLLLEGAEVEPPPAVLEKNQTVDYVKAVLNRLAGLSNLQFEPSSEDRFKSRPSFRDLMAFIFQPQNIVANPDVMFFKADTTEHREKLKTIFPYVLGAISPELLQARHELERISRQLRRKEGELKARQASGASWQREGFAWVRLAIEYGLLPAHTTVPNDWSSIVDLLRAAMQSDTQAAAPTLASMDVTLARLTELRTAESTLVMNLNHSRNRLHELRRLEESSDAFRDGLHVQRDRLELSRWIRGLATERPAAVLEPSEAGRARIDQLCEALDGIELRLRSHPGVTESLGRETLRQREALDTILAELAVVRQEMRTLEGQSEEARKVTTRGEEISRFLGRLQEALRLYETLDTSSALNEEISSLKMQVEVLNKLISEHEIGRKTENALDTIQSISSRLVPQLDGEWPDAPIRLNIQDLTVKVIRGTRDDFLWEIGSGANWLAYHVALTLSLQGYFLSKLNHPVPGLLIYDQPSQVYFPTLRSGKASEENVDPEWDNEDVAAVRKVFTLFDSIITKTAGRLQIIVLDHAAEEVWGGLANVQRVEEWRGQGLVPTEWI from the coding sequence ATGTATTTTCAATTGCGACAGCTCATTTTATGGCCACGACGCGGTGGCCAACCGCGCGTTGTAGAGTTTGAGCCCGGTGTGGTCAACGTCATCAGCGGGGCATCGAAGACCGGCAAGTCGTCGGTAATACCGATAATTGACTATTGCTTGGGATCAGAAAAATGCACTATCCCAGTGGGCGTGATTCGCGAGAGTTGTTCCTGGTTTGGAGTGCTGGTCGATACTCTTGAGGGACAAAAATTGATTGCCCGCCGGGAGCCCGGCGATTTGAAGGCTTCTGGCGACATGTTGCTTTTGGAGGGAGCGGAAGTCGAGCCGCCTCCCGCCGTCCTAGAGAAGAACCAAACAGTTGATTACGTCAAGGCAGTCTTGAATCGCCTCGCCGGTCTGTCAAACCTGCAATTCGAGCCTAGTAGCGAGGATCGATTCAAGTCACGGCCAAGCTTCCGAGATTTGATGGCTTTCATTTTTCAGCCTCAGAACATCGTCGCGAACCCCGACGTCATGTTCTTCAAGGCTGACACTACAGAGCATCGAGAAAAACTAAAAACCATCTTCCCTTACGTGCTTGGCGCAATCAGCCCTGAGCTTCTGCAAGCACGCCACGAGTTGGAGCGTATCTCACGGCAACTCCGCCGAAAGGAAGGCGAGTTGAAGGCTCGGCAAGCTTCGGGCGCTTCCTGGCAACGAGAGGGCTTCGCTTGGGTACGTCTTGCGATTGAGTACGGCCTGCTACCGGCGCACACGACTGTCCCGAACGACTGGTCCTCGATCGTAGACCTACTTCGAGCCGCAATGCAAAGCGACACTCAAGCCGCGGCCCCAACGCTGGCCTCCATGGACGTCACACTGGCGCGGCTCACTGAGCTGCGGACTGCTGAATCCACGCTTGTGATGAATCTGAATCACTCTCGTAATCGACTGCACGAACTGCGACGCCTGGAGGAAAGCAGTGACGCGTTTCGCGATGGCCTCCACGTCCAGCGTGACCGGTTGGAATTGTCGAGATGGATTCGCGGACTAGCCACTGAGCGTCCAGCAGCGGTACTTGAACCGAGCGAAGCTGGAAGAGCGCGGATTGATCAACTCTGCGAGGCGCTTGATGGCATAGAACTTCGGCTGCGATCGCATCCGGGGGTTACGGAATCCTTGGGAAGAGAAACGCTGCGTCAGCGAGAAGCGTTGGATACGATCCTTGCAGAGCTCGCGGTAGTGCGCCAAGAGATGCGGACACTGGAAGGCCAATCGGAGGAAGCGCGCAAGGTGACAACTCGTGGCGAGGAAATCTCACGTTTCCTCGGCAGACTACAAGAAGCACTGAGGTTGTATGAAACGCTCGACACATCTTCAGCGCTTAATGAAGAGATCTCATCGCTGAAGATGCAAGTTGAGGTCCTGAACAAGCTGATATCCGAACACGAAATAGGCCGGAAAACGGAAAACGCTCTGGATACCATCCAGTCCATTTCTTCGCGGCTAGTTCCACAGCTTGATGGGGAGTGGCCGGATGCCCCTATTCGGCTCAATATCCAAGATCTCACGGTAAAGGTCATTCGTGGTACGCGCGATGATTTCCTTTGGGAGATTGGTAGTGGTGCAAATTGGCTCGCATACCATGTGGCGCTCACTCTATCCCTGCAAGGGTACTTTCTTAGCAAACTAAATCATCCAGTGCCGGGATTGCTAATCTATGACCAACCAAGCCAAGTCTACTTTCCAACACTACGATCTGGAAAGGCGTCAGAAGAGAACGTAGACCCGGAATGGGACAACGAGGACGTAGCTGCAGTACGTAAGGTATTCACACTTTTCGATAGCATCATCACAAAAACCGCAGGTCGGTTGCAGATCATCGTACTTGATCACGCTGCCGAAGAAGTCTGGGGGGGACTGGCCAATGTCCAGCGCGTTGAAGAGTGGCGCGGACAAGGCCTAGTTCCCACTGAATGGATCTAG
- a CDS encoding Smr/MutS family protein, whose amino-acid sequence MPKNRPHPSDPKRTAKARVSEPPPQPVDEPSQPDLKRGSTLSDLATLRDALKKQSQHQQQQQARAREAKRAADADSNLFRRELGEGVTPLETKPRATLPRNPPDPLPVQTRLDEAAVLTEAISDEFDPEMLLDTDESLFYCRPGIAQEVVRKLRRGAWIVQAQLDLHGMRREEARESLAEFIRESSKKGLRCLRVIHGKGLGSIGKEPVLKGKVRAWLVQKEEVIAFCQARPHDGGAGAVLVLLQPGAPTNQPKA is encoded by the coding sequence ATGCCAAAGAACCGCCCCCACCCGAGCGACCCCAAGCGCACAGCGAAAGCCCGCGTATCGGAGCCTCCCCCGCAGCCGGTAGATGAGCCAAGCCAACCGGATCTGAAGCGCGGCTCCACCCTCTCCGACCTCGCCACCCTCCGCGACGCCCTAAAAAAGCAATCCCAACACCAACAGCAACAACAAGCCCGCGCCCGCGAAGCGAAGCGCGCGGCCGACGCCGACTCCAACCTCTTCCGCCGCGAGCTAGGCGAAGGGGTAACGCCACTGGAAACAAAACCCCGCGCCACCCTCCCCCGCAACCCACCGGACCCGCTCCCAGTCCAAACGCGTCTAGACGAAGCCGCCGTCCTAACCGAAGCCATCTCCGACGAATTCGACCCCGAGATGCTTCTAGACACAGACGAATCGCTCTTCTACTGCCGCCCGGGCATCGCCCAGGAGGTAGTCCGCAAGCTCCGCCGCGGCGCATGGATAGTCCAAGCGCAACTGGATTTACACGGCATGCGAAGAGAAGAAGCCCGCGAATCCCTAGCCGAATTCATCCGCGAATCGAGCAAAAAAGGCCTGCGCTGCCTCAGAGTCATCCACGGCAAGGGCTTAGGTTCAATCGGCAAAGAGCCCGTCCTAAAAGGCAAAGTCCGCGCATGGCTCGTACAAAAGGAAGAAGTGATAGCCTTCTGCCAGGCCCGACCGCACGACGGCGGCGCAGGCGCCGTCCTCGTCCTGCTGCAACCAGGCGCACCAACAAACCAGCCCAAAGCCTGA
- a CDS encoding trimeric intracellular cation channel family protein, with protein sequence MHPRLTLALAVMEAIGILAYAISGFIEARARRLDPIGTFLVAMATAFGGGTVRDILLEHRPFYWVQHQDYVIALFVVSFFAPMLLKAASGLFSERVLLVADAIGLGLFSVSGTSLALDAQLPGFTAAMMGVTTGVFGGVIRDVLCNEVPLILRDSRPYATCAFVGCLLYVFLDHINFDNVYSVLIATMFILIARLVTFKLNIRLPH encoded by the coding sequence ATGCACCCGCGCCTAACCCTAGCCCTTGCCGTCATGGAGGCAATCGGCATCCTCGCGTACGCCATTTCGGGCTTTATCGAAGCCCGCGCGCGCCGTCTGGATCCAATCGGTACATTTCTGGTCGCCATGGCCACCGCCTTTGGCGGCGGCACGGTACGAGACATCCTGCTCGAGCATCGCCCGTTCTACTGGGTCCAGCATCAGGACTATGTGATAGCGCTTTTCGTGGTGTCGTTCTTCGCGCCCATGTTGCTCAAGGCCGCCTCGGGCCTCTTCTCGGAGCGAGTGCTCCTGGTAGCCGACGCAATCGGCCTCGGCCTCTTCAGCGTCTCAGGCACATCGCTCGCCTTGGACGCCCAACTCCCCGGCTTCACCGCAGCGATGATGGGCGTCACCACCGGCGTCTTCGGCGGCGTGATCCGCGACGTGCTGTGCAACGAAGTCCCGCTGATCCTGCGCGACTCCCGCCCCTACGCAACCTGCGCGTTCGTCGGTTGCCTGCTTTATGTCTTTCTCGATCACATCAACTTCGACAACGTCTACAGCGTGCTCATCGCGACCATGTTCATCCTGATCGCGCGGCTCGTCACGTTCAAACTCAACATCCGCCTACCGCATTAG
- a CDS encoding ABC transporter ATP-binding protein, with protein MASLSIRDVYKTYPNGVPVLKGVNIDIEDGQFLILVGGSGCGKSTLLNMIAGLETVTKGEIQIDGKTVNDLSPKDRDIAMVFQSYALYPSMTVRDNISFGLNIRKVPKSEQTQIVDRVSNMLQIQHLLDRKPGQLSGGQRQRVAMGRALARDPVMFLFDEPLSNLDAKLRIEMRSEIKLLHQRLGTTIVYVTHDQIEAMTLGDRIAVMKDGIVQQFGAPQDIYDSPSNLFVAGFIGAPPMNFIQGKVVEQGSGVGMELDTGVKKTVLNLPFDGQVKSHIGKEVILGLRPERITDPRHAHNAEGGKLQEVEVRVDVIEPTGPDTLVFAQVNGKRIVSRVHPGANPQPDQNMSLLFDVSKAVLFDPATEERIA; from the coding sequence ATGGCAAGCCTTTCCATCCGTGACGTGTACAAGACCTACCCGAACGGGGTGCCGGTCTTGAAGGGTGTCAACATCGACATCGAAGATGGTCAGTTCCTGATCCTGGTGGGCGGATCGGGGTGCGGGAAGTCGACGCTGCTCAATATGATTGCCGGCCTCGAGACCGTGACCAAGGGCGAGATTCAGATTGATGGCAAGACTGTCAATGATCTGTCGCCGAAGGATCGCGATATCGCGATGGTGTTCCAGTCGTATGCGTTGTATCCGTCGATGACGGTGCGCGACAACATTTCGTTCGGCCTGAATATCCGCAAGGTGCCGAAGAGCGAGCAGACGCAGATTGTCGATCGCGTGTCGAACATGCTGCAAATCCAGCATTTGCTCGATCGCAAGCCGGGGCAACTGTCGGGCGGCCAGCGTCAGCGTGTGGCGATGGGGCGTGCCCTGGCGCGCGACCCGGTGATGTTCCTGTTCGACGAGCCGCTGTCGAACCTCGATGCGAAGCTGCGTATCGAAATGCGATCGGAAATCAAGCTGCTGCATCAGCGCCTCGGCACGACGATCGTGTATGTGACGCACGATCAGATCGAGGCGATGACGCTCGGCGACCGTATTGCGGTGATGAAGGACGGCATCGTGCAGCAGTTCGGCGCGCCGCAGGATATTTATGATTCGCCTTCGAATCTGTTTGTGGCGGGCTTTATCGGGGCGCCGCCGATGAATTTTATTCAGGGCAAGGTCGTGGAGCAGGGTTCCGGCGTGGGCATGGAGCTCGACACTGGTGTCAAGAAAACGGTGCTCAATCTGCCGTTCGACGGGCAGGTGAAGTCGCATATTGGCAAGGAAGTGATTCTTGGCTTGCGGCCGGAGCGGATTACCGATCCGCGCCATGCGCACAATGCGGAAGGTGGCAAGCTGCAGGAGGTTGAGGTGCGGGTGGATGTGATCGAGCCGACGGGGCCGGATACGCTGGTGTTTGCGCAAGTGAACGGCAAGCGCATTGTGAGCCGCGTGCACCCGGGCGCGAATCCGCAGCCGGACCAGAATATGTCGCTGCTGTTCGACGTGTCGAAGGCCGTGCTGTTCGATCCGGCGACCGAAGAACGGATTGCCTAA